The proteins below are encoded in one region of Myxocyprinus asiaticus isolate MX2 ecotype Aquarium Trade chromosome 13, UBuf_Myxa_2, whole genome shotgun sequence:
- the LOC127450555 gene encoding prolactin codes for MMARFLQGSRLYFAVTVLMFAFVSINGVGLNDLLERASQLSDKLHSLSTSLTNDLDSHFPPIGRIMMPRPSMCHTSSLQIPNDKDQALRVPEDELLALTRSLLLAWSDPLALLSSEASSLAHPERNTINSKTRELQDNINSLGAGLERLIHKMGSSSENLSDLPFLISNLGQDKTSRLVNFHFLLSCFRRDSHKIDSFLKVLRCRAAKKRPEMC; via the exons ATGATGGCTCGATTCCTTCAAGGTTCTAGACTATACTTTGCAG TGACTGTTTTGATGTTCGCATTTGTCTCCATCAATGGTGTTGGCCTGAACGATTTACTGGAGAGAGCTTCTCAACTTTCAGACAAACTGCACTCCCTTAGCACCTCTCTCACCAATGACCTG GATTCTCACTTTCCTCCAATTGGGAGGATAATGATGCCTCGTCCGTCAATGTGCCACACATCCTCCCTTCAAATTCCCAATGACAAAGACCAAGCCCTAAGAGTGCCA GAGGATGAATTGCTGGCTTTGACCCGGTCTCTACTGCTGGCATGGTCCGATCCCCTCGCTCTTCTCTCATCTGAGGCATCCAGCCTGGCACATCCAGAACGCAACACCATTAACAGCAAAACCAGGGAGTTACAGGACAACATCAACAGTCTGGGAGCAGGTTTGGAGCGCCTCATTCACAAG ATGGGCTCATCTTCAGAGAACCTGTCCGATCTCCCTTTTTTAATTAGCAACCTGGGCCAGGATAAAACCTCTCGTCTTGTCAACTTTCATTTCCTCCTGTCCTGCTTCCGCAGGGACTCCCACAAAATTGACAGTTTCCTCAAAGTTCTCCGCTGCCGAGCAGCCAAGAAGAGACCTGAGATGTGTTAA